One segment of Desulfosudis oleivorans Hxd3 DNA contains the following:
- a CDS encoding transporter substrate-binding domain-containing protein, producing the protein MMTRRKHSSFIIHHSSFFLAVAALLIFAAFFNKPVAAETVRPPLLSAAEINYPPFSIVDDQGRAGGFSVELMRAALGAMGREVVFRTGPWPEVRRWLETGEVDALPLVGRTPERELLFDFTVPYMSLHGAIVVRKETTGIQGLADLGGRTVAVMKGDNAEEFLQRKDRGINIHSTTTFEEALRDLSQGRADAVVIQRLVALRLLQETELTGLRIINQPVEGFRQDFCFAVREGDRETLALLNEGLALVMADGTYRHLHAKWFAALELPTGRRIVVGGDHQYPPFEYLDENGRPAGYNVDLSRAIAREMGLDIEIRLGPWAKIVQDMEEGRVDVLQGMFYLPERDLTFDFTQAHTVHHYVSIVRKGEGDPPATLDDLAGKRIVVQRKDAAHDFLVAKGLAGQLSLVESQEAVLRELAEGKHDCGLAVRISSLYLIEKQGWKNLVLGRQEFLPLDYCYAAPNGHKAILAQFSEGLKILDKNGEYRRIQEKWLGVYQKQAIDAPAVFKYAAVVLVPLLLMLLASLLWTWLLRRTVARRTAELAAVSERHRAILGAAPDIIMEVNADKIYTWANPAGVAFFGNDVIGRPAADYFVGEQETYQKVDTLFHGDENVIYVESLQRRKDGQARLLAWWCRVIKDTNGNVMGALSTARDITEQKEMEESLRKSELHYRSIFDNSMDALLFTSPDGAILDANPSACAMFGRSVEELTRLRREDLVDTTDPNLEKGLGIRARTGRAYGELAMRRADGSLFSADISSTVFTDPDGVKKTVIIVRDITERKQAENALLEKMDALQRFHDTVVDREMVMVELKKEINALLKKAGLAEKYRIRKA; encoded by the coding sequence ATGATGACGCGTCGCAAACATTCATCATTCATCATTCATCATTCATCATTTTTCCTCGCCGTTGCCGCCCTTCTCATTTTTGCGGCCTTTTTCAACAAGCCCGTTGCCGCCGAAACCGTACGCCCGCCCCTCCTGTCCGCCGCCGAGATCAACTATCCGCCGTTTTCCATCGTGGATGACCAGGGCCGGGCAGGCGGCTTTTCCGTTGAGCTGATGCGAGCCGCCCTGGGTGCCATGGGCCGTGAGGTGGTGTTTCGTACCGGCCCGTGGCCTGAAGTAAGAAGATGGCTGGAAACCGGCGAGGTCGACGCCCTGCCCCTGGTGGGCCGGACCCCGGAACGGGAGCTTCTGTTTGATTTCACGGTGCCCTACATGTCCCTTCACGGCGCCATTGTGGTACGAAAAGAGACAACCGGCATTCAGGGACTGGCCGACCTTGGCGGCCGAACCGTGGCCGTGATGAAGGGGGACAATGCCGAGGAGTTTCTCCAGCGAAAAGACCGGGGCATCAACATTCACTCCACCACGACTTTTGAAGAGGCCCTGCGCGACCTTTCCCAGGGTCGTGCCGATGCCGTGGTGATTCAGCGGCTGGTGGCCCTGCGCCTGCTTCAGGAGACCGAACTGACCGGCCTTCGCATTATCAATCAGCCGGTCGAAGGGTTTCGCCAGGATTTCTGTTTTGCCGTGCGCGAGGGGGACAGGGAGACCCTGGCCCTGCTCAACGAGGGCCTGGCCCTGGTCATGGCCGACGGCACCTACCGGCATCTTCACGCCAAATGGTTTGCCGCCCTGGAGCTGCCGACCGGCCGCCGTATTGTGGTCGGCGGGGACCACCAGTACCCGCCCTTTGAATATCTGGATGAGAACGGCCGGCCGGCCGGATACAATGTGGATCTTTCCCGGGCCATTGCCCGGGAAATGGGGCTGGACATCGAAATCCGACTGGGTCCCTGGGCCAAAATCGTTCAGGACATGGAGGAGGGCAGGGTTGATGTCCTTCAAGGTATGTTTTACCTGCCTGAACGGGATTTGACATTCGACTTCACCCAGGCCCACACAGTGCACCATTACGTCAGCATTGTGCGCAAAGGCGAAGGCGATCCGCCGGCAACGCTCGACGATCTGGCGGGCAAACGCATCGTGGTGCAGCGCAAAGACGCGGCCCACGACTTTCTTGTGGCCAAGGGCCTTGCCGGCCAGCTTTCGCTTGTTGAGTCGCAGGAGGCGGTGTTGCGTGAGCTGGCTGAAGGAAAACACGACTGCGGCCTTGCGGTTCGAATCAGCTCCCTCTACCTGATCGAAAAACAGGGATGGAAGAATCTTGTTCTGGGGCGGCAGGAATTTCTTCCCCTGGACTACTGTTATGCCGCGCCCAACGGGCACAAGGCGATCCTGGCCCAATTCAGCGAAGGGCTGAAAATTCTGGATAAGAACGGCGAATACCGCCGCATTCAGGAAAAGTGGCTGGGCGTTTATCAAAAACAGGCCATTGACGCGCCTGCCGTTTTTAAATACGCGGCCGTTGTTCTTGTCCCCCTGCTGCTGATGCTGCTGGCCAGCCTGCTCTGGACATGGTTACTGCGCAGAACCGTGGCACGCCGCACCGCCGAACTGGCCGCTGTGTCGGAACGGCATCGGGCCATTCTGGGAGCGGCGCCGGACATCATCATGGAGGTCAATGCCGACAAAATTTACACCTGGGCCAATCCGGCAGGTGTAGCGTTTTTCGGAAACGATGTGATCGGCAGACCGGCTGCCGACTATTTTGTGGGAGAGCAAGAGACCTATCAAAAGGTGGACACCCTTTTCCACGGCGATGAAAATGTGATCTATGTTGAAAGCCTGCAAAGACGCAAAGACGGCCAGGCCCGCCTGCTGGCCTGGTGGTGCCGCGTGATCAAGGACACAAACGGTAATGTGATGGGCGCGTTGTCCACGGCCCGGGATATCACCGAGCAGAAAGAGATGGAAGAGTCCCTGCGCAAAAGCGAGCTTCACTACCGGTCGATTTTTGACAACTCCATGGACGCCCTGCTGTTCACCTCGCCGGACGGCGCCATTCTTGACGCCAATCCGTCGGCCTGCGCCATGTTCGGCCGGTCCGTTGAAGAACTTACCCGTCTGCGGAGAGAAGACCTGGTGGACACTACCGACCCGAACCTGGAAAAAGGGTTGGGCATACGCGCCCGCACCGGCAGAGCATACGGGGAGCTGGCCATGCGACGGGCCGACGGGTCCCTGTTTTCGGCGGATATCTCTTCCACGGTTTTCACCGATCCGGACGGCGTGAAAAAAACCGTTATCATTGTGCGCGACATCACGGAGCGCAAGCAGGCGGAAAACGCGCTGCTTGAAAAAATGGATGCGCTTCAGCGGTTCCACGACACTGTTGTGGACCGCGAAATGGTCATGGTTGAGCTGAAAAAAGAGATCAACGCCCTGCTGAAAAAAGCCGGTCTTGCTGAAAAATACAGGATTCGAAAAGCATGA
- a CDS encoding response regulator yields MIYHPPVMNIKTRYAVPLFCVLVCAGLAGNAFPVSILNAHFIFGSLFAMLALQIFGWIPGIAAGAVISAYTWLAWNHPWAMVTMTAEVAVAGLLFTRRRWSLVTADTVYWLCMGLPLGFVCFHFISGVSSGDALFLLTKQAINGIANALIARLMVTGWIVIRRTNGRIAFRELLSNLMLVFVLGPFLVFLALAGRADMAETDRQIRDTLAWDSRQLTDGLETWLDQRERVVATLASLSQTLDAEEIQARLDQAWQSDSGFLRIALMNRYSTVTAAAPETEDGRSILGMNYADRPYIAEARKTLKPIFSDVLLSKFRPEDPIVIVVAPVAAGGEYNGLVAGLIKFDRIRTLLELHATGPNVRYTLVDKKGRVILSNRPDLPPLASFSRPGGRLSALDNDLLQWIPDLPPNTSTIDLWGKSFYVARSALSRTAEWFLILEQPVAPFQKTLYRRYVAAFFLAFAILLGALVLAELISRRVVRPIDRIVEATRTVPARVEAGEPVQWLESPVVEADFLITNLKVMSDSLKYKFIENRQINESLEQRVAERAEKLRESEALLESMIKNMPVMVFLKEADSLCYVKLNRAGEKLLGYSEQEMVGKNDYDFFPKAEADRSAQTDRQALAEGRLVEITEETIHTRYLGERILYTRKIPIFDRQKTPRYLLGISEDISERKQGRDDLEAANRKLRQSQAATLNILEDLKVENEARRKNAAERDRLQEQLIHSQKMESVGRLAGGVAHDFNNMLNVILGYTELALQDMSPTDPLYEDLKEILDAARRSSDITGQLLAFARRQTIAPRTIDLNDTVEGMLKMLRRLIGEDIDLVWEPGTGLWPINMDPAQVDQVLANLLVNARDAISGVGKVTIETDNAVLDETYCADRPGFVPGEFVLLAVSDGGCGMDKTTMNNLFEPFFTTKGVGEGTGLGLATVYGIVRQNNGFINVYSEPGQGTTFKIYLPRHMGDAVSEPLFTATETLHGTGESLLVVEDEPSVLKLANKMLAGLGYTVMTAQGPAAALELSKRHTGGIDLLITDVVMPEMSGRDLAEKLESIHPGLRVLYMSGYTANVIAHRGILDKGVQFIQKPFNKNDLARKVREALGNDECGMMKTERKIKGKNKDKHTGQDKVVCVADGPALQTPATERRSPEDRQTNPGEKKMALRKHSSFIIPLSSFNNREPQWFTST; encoded by the coding sequence ATGATCTACCATCCACCTGTCATGAACATAAAAACCCGGTACGCGGTTCCGCTGTTTTGCGTGCTGGTGTGCGCCGGCCTGGCCGGCAACGCCTTTCCGGTTTCCATTCTCAACGCCCATTTTATATTCGGCAGCCTCTTTGCCATGCTGGCCCTTCAGATTTTTGGCTGGATTCCGGGCATAGCGGCCGGGGCTGTTATCTCGGCCTACACCTGGCTGGCCTGGAACCACCCCTGGGCCATGGTCACCATGACTGCCGAGGTGGCGGTGGCGGGCTTGCTTTTTACCCGCCGCCGATGGTCCCTGGTAACCGCCGATACCGTTTACTGGCTCTGCATGGGCCTTCCCCTGGGGTTTGTCTGTTTTCATTTCATTTCCGGCGTTTCCTCCGGCGACGCCCTGTTTCTGCTCACCAAGCAGGCGATCAACGGCATTGCCAACGCTTTGATCGCCCGGTTGATGGTCACCGGCTGGATCGTCATCCGGCGCACAAACGGACGCATCGCCTTTCGCGAACTCTTATCCAACCTGATGCTTGTTTTCGTGCTGGGTCCGTTTCTGGTTTTTCTGGCCCTGGCCGGCCGGGCCGACATGGCGGAAACCGACCGCCAAATCCGCGACACCCTGGCCTGGGACAGCCGCCAGTTGACCGACGGTCTTGAGACCTGGCTCGACCAAAGGGAGCGAGTGGTAGCCACCCTGGCCTCTCTGTCCCAAACCCTGGACGCAGAAGAAATTCAGGCCCGTCTGGACCAGGCCTGGCAGTCGGACAGCGGTTTTCTGCGCATCGCCCTGATGAACCGGTATTCCACTGTAACGGCCGCGGCTCCGGAAACAGAAGACGGCCGAAGCATTCTCGGCATGAACTATGCCGACCGCCCCTATATTGCGGAGGCCAGAAAAACCCTGAAACCGATCTTCTCGGATGTTCTGCTGTCAAAGTTCAGGCCCGAAGACCCCATTGTCATTGTGGTGGCACCGGTAGCAGCCGGCGGGGAGTACAACGGCCTGGTAGCCGGCCTGATAAAATTTGACCGCATTCGAACCCTGCTGGAGCTTCATGCCACCGGACCCAATGTCCGCTATACCCTGGTGGATAAAAAGGGGCGCGTGATTCTCAGCAACCGGCCGGACCTGCCTCCCCTTGCGTCATTTTCCCGGCCCGGGGGCCGGCTTTCCGCCCTTGACAACGATCTGCTTCAATGGATACCGGACCTGCCGCCCAACACCTCCACCATCGACCTGTGGGGAAAATCATTTTACGTGGCCCGGTCCGCCCTGAGCCGCACCGCGGAGTGGTTCCTGATCCTGGAACAGCCGGTTGCGCCGTTTCAGAAAACGCTTTACCGCCGTTATGTGGCCGCTTTTTTTCTGGCGTTTGCCATTCTGCTGGGGGCACTGGTCCTGGCCGAACTGATAAGCCGCCGCGTGGTCCGGCCCATTGACCGGATCGTGGAGGCCACCCGGACCGTGCCTGCCAGGGTCGAGGCCGGGGAGCCGGTTCAATGGCTTGAGAGCCCGGTGGTGGAGGCCGATTTTCTGATCACCAACCTCAAGGTCATGTCCGATTCCCTGAAATACAAATTCATCGAAAACCGGCAGATCAATGAATCGCTGGAACAGCGGGTGGCGGAGCGGGCCGAAAAACTGCGTGAAAGCGAAGCCCTTCTTGAAAGCATGATTAAAAACATGCCGGTAATGGTCTTTTTAAAAGAGGCCGACTCCCTCTGCTATGTAAAACTCAACCGGGCCGGGGAAAAACTGCTGGGATATTCGGAACAGGAGATGGTCGGAAAAAACGATTATGACTTTTTCCCCAAAGCCGAGGCTGATCGTTCAGCCCAGACGGACCGCCAGGCCCTGGCTGAAGGCCGGCTTGTTGAAATCACCGAAGAGACCATCCACACCCGGTACCTGGGGGAGCGAATTTTATACACCCGAAAAATTCCCATTTTTGACCGGCAAAAAACCCCCCGTTACCTGCTGGGCATATCCGAGGATATCTCGGAACGCAAACAAGGCCGGGACGACCTGGAAGCGGCCAACCGGAAACTGCGGCAGAGCCAGGCCGCCACCCTGAATATTTTAGAAGACCTTAAGGTGGAAAACGAGGCCAGAAGGAAAAACGCGGCTGAACGGGACCGGCTCCAGGAGCAACTGATCCATTCCCAGAAGATGGAGTCCGTGGGCCGGCTGGCCGGGGGCGTGGCCCATGATTTTAACAACATGCTCAACGTGATTCTCGGGTACACCGAACTGGCCCTGCAGGACATGTCCCCGACCGACCCCCTTTACGAGGATTTAAAGGAAATCCTTGACGCGGCCCGGCGCTCTTCCGATATCACGGGCCAGCTTCTGGCCTTTGCCCGGCGCCAGACCATCGCGCCCCGGACCATCGACCTGAACGACACCGTGGAGGGCATGCTCAAGATGCTGCGCCGCCTCATCGGCGAAGACATTGATCTTGTCTGGGAGCCGGGCACGGGTCTGTGGCCGATAAACATGGATCCGGCCCAGGTGGACCAGGTGCTGGCCAACCTTCTGGTCAATGCCAGGGATGCCATCAGCGGAGTGGGCAAGGTCACCATTGAGACGGACAACGCTGTGCTGGACGAAACCTACTGCGCCGACCGGCCCGGCTTTGTTCCCGGCGAATTTGTCCTGCTGGCTGTCAGTGACGGCGGCTGCGGCATGGACAAGACAACAATGAACAACCTGTTTGAGCCGTTTTTTACCACCAAGGGTGTGGGAGAAGGAACAGGCCTGGGCCTGGCCACGGTCTACGGCATTGTGCGGCAGAACAACGGGTTTATCAATGTGTACAGCGAGCCCGGCCAGGGCACCACCTTCAAAATCTACCTGCCCCGCCACATGGGAGATGCCGTCTCCGAACCGCTTTTCACCGCCACAGAAACGCTTCATGGCACCGGTGAATCCTTACTGGTGGTGGAAGACGAGCCGTCCGTTTTAAAACTCGCCAACAAGATGCTGGCCGGTCTGGGTTACACCGTCATGACGGCCCAGGGCCCGGCCGCGGCCCTGGAACTGTCAAAACGGCACACCGGCGGAATCGACCTTCTAATCACCGATGTGGTGATGCCGGAAATGAGCGGCCGGGATCTGGCGGAAAAACTGGAATCCATACACCCCGGCCTTCGGGTGCTCTACATGTCCGGGTATACAGCCAATGTTATCGCCCATCGCGGCATTCTGGACAAGGGGGTGCAGTTCATCCAGAAACCGTTTAATAAAAACGACCTGGCACGGAAGGTGAGAGAAGCCTTGGGGAATGATGAATGCGGAATGATGAAAACTGAAAGAAAAATCAAAGGGAAAAATAAAGATAAACATACTGGACAGGACAAAGTTGTTTG
- a CDS encoding PAS domain S-box protein codes for MRKPPNPAAFRWMAVCLAPALLAIIAGGGWFYDFQHKQQLSRVEANLTAIARLKADQITRWRAERTGDAAMLMDRRSLVRDIADYFTAPAEAIVGEIKRRFTDLQASYHYANILLVDPDGRVQVSLNGHDVIDHNGFVGALATALFDRRPVFTELHTEKDGSSPHISVVAPLYANDQPLGAIILISNARAFLFPLIQSWPVPSRSAETLLVRRDGDHVLFLNDLRHQPNSGLKLRIPLSRADLPAVMAVTGYTGVTRAKDYRNADVVAVTLPVPGSPWFIVSKMDEAEAFAEWHFRSALILALILVGSGIITVLGAAFWLRERKKQYQLLFQSETDRRMEAERYRTTLRSIGDAVIVTDAAGRVTLLNPVAESLTGWKEPEAKGQRVEDVFRIANEETGAIVESPVARVLREGRVVGLANHTILIARDGARRPIADSGAPVRDDAGDIISVVLVFRDQTEEQAAQKALRDSEQKYRRLYESMTDAFVAVDLAGRVQEYNPAFQSMVGYTDRELHELTYQDLTPEKWHSLETAVVEDQILKRGYSDVYEKEYRRVDGTVFPVELRTFLIRDEAASPIGMWAIVRDITGRKQAEAALLEKTGLLQSITDNIFDMVSIADVQGQLRFINAAHRQTLGYEPDALIGTDVMSLVHPDDRDLVATAMTDGFLSQSRHRMVEYRCKRADGGYVWVETVGDVLRDLDGNPKDLLFSSRDISVRKQAEAEKERLSAQLMQAQKMESVGRLAGGVAHDFNNMLNVILGHAELALDQVGPDDPLREDLTEIFDAARRSAEITKQLLAFARRQIIVPRTVYLNDTVEKMLKMLRRLIGEDIDLAWKPGSGLWPVYADAAQIDQILANLCLNARDAIDGTGRITIETQNTALDEAYCAGHAEFVSGEYVVLSVSDDGRGMDKVTMDNLFEPFFTTKNVNEGTGLGLATVYGIVRQNNGFINVYSEPGHGATFRIYLPRHAGTPDETEARDTTVLPAGNGETVLVVEDEAAVLKLTQKTLTGLGYTVLKALSPQAALKLVDSHSNPIDLLITDVVMPGMNGRALSEKLKARYPTLRVLFMSGYTANVIAHRGILDEGVHFIQKPFNRVDLARKVREALLE; via the coding sequence ATGCGCAAACCACCAAATCCTGCTGCTTTTCGCTGGATGGCGGTCTGTCTGGCCCCGGCCCTGCTGGCGATCATTGCCGGCGGCGGCTGGTTTTACGATTTTCAGCACAAACAGCAGCTTTCGCGGGTGGAGGCAAACCTGACCGCCATAGCCAGGCTCAAGGCCGACCAGATCACCCGGTGGCGGGCCGAACGGACAGGCGATGCAGCCATGCTCATGGACAGAAGGTCCTTGGTCAGGGACATCGCCGACTATTTCACGGCACCCGCGGAAGCGATCGTGGGCGAGATCAAAAGGCGGTTTACGGACCTGCAGGCAAGCTACCACTATGCCAATATTCTGCTGGTTGACCCTGACGGCAGGGTGCAGGTGAGCCTCAACGGCCACGATGTCATTGATCATAACGGATTTGTCGGGGCGCTTGCGACCGCGCTGTTCGACCGCAGGCCGGTTTTTACCGAACTGCACACAGAAAAGGATGGTTCCTCCCCCCATATCAGTGTGGTGGCGCCGCTTTATGCCAACGACCAGCCTCTTGGCGCCATCATACTGATCAGCAACGCCCGCGCCTTTCTGTTCCCCCTGATTCAGTCCTGGCCGGTGCCCAGCCGCAGCGCGGAAACCCTGCTGGTGCGGCGCGACGGCGACCACGTCCTGTTTTTAAACGACCTGCGCCACCAGCCGAACTCGGGCTTAAAGCTTCGCATCCCCTTGAGCCGGGCCGATCTGCCCGCGGTGATGGCCGTGACCGGGTACACAGGGGTCACAAGGGCAAAGGATTACCGGAATGCCGATGTTGTGGCGGTCACCCTGCCGGTGCCGGGTTCCCCCTGGTTTATCGTTTCAAAAATGGATGAAGCGGAAGCGTTTGCCGAATGGCATTTCCGGTCCGCCCTGATCCTGGCCCTGATTCTGGTGGGTAGCGGTATCATCACGGTCCTGGGGGCTGCCTTCTGGCTGCGGGAAAGAAAAAAACAGTACCAGTTGCTTTTTCAGTCCGAGACGGACCGGCGTATGGAGGCGGAACGCTACCGCACCACCCTGCGGTCCATCGGCGACGCCGTCATTGTCACCGATGCCGCCGGCCGGGTGACCCTGTTAAACCCCGTGGCCGAATCCCTTACCGGATGGAAAGAGCCGGAGGCCAAAGGGCAACGGGTTGAAGATGTTTTTCGTATCGCCAACGAAGAGACCGGCGCAATCGTGGAAAGCCCGGTGGCCAGGGTGCTGCGGGAGGGCCGGGTGGTGGGGCTGGCCAACCATACGATTCTCATCGCCAGAGACGGGGCCAGGCGCCCCATTGCCGACAGCGGCGCCCCCGTCCGCGACGATGCCGGTGACATCATCAGTGTGGTGCTGGTGTTCCGGGACCAGACGGAAGAACAGGCCGCCCAGAAGGCGTTGCGGGACTCGGAACAGAAATACCGCCGCCTGTATGAGAGCATGACGGACGCGTTTGTCGCCGTCGATCTTGCTGGCCGGGTACAGGAATACAACCCGGCCTTCCAGTCCATGGTGGGATATACCGACAGAGAACTGCACGAACTGACATACCAGGACCTGACGCCAGAAAAATGGCACTCCCTTGAAACCGCTGTCGTTGAAGACCAGATATTGAAACGGGGTTACTCGGATGTGTATGAAAAAGAGTACCGCCGGGTGGACGGCACTGTCTTTCCGGTTGAGTTGCGGACGTTTCTGATCCGGGATGAGGCCGCTTCACCCATCGGCATGTGGGCCATCGTGCGTGACATCACCGGACGCAAACAGGCCGAAGCCGCGCTTCTGGAAAAAACAGGCCTGCTGCAGAGCATCACGGACAACATCTTTGACATGGTCTCCATTGCCGATGTTCAGGGACAGTTGCGGTTTATAAACGCCGCCCATCGTCAGACGCTGGGATATGAGCCGGATGCTTTGATCGGCACGGACGTCATGTCCCTTGTTCACCCCGACGACCGGGACCTCGTTGCGACCGCCATGACCGATGGCTTTTTAAGCCAGTCGCGACACCGCATGGTTGAATACCGCTGTAAACGTGCGGACGGTGGGTATGTCTGGGTGGAAACCGTTGGCGATGTTTTGAGAGATCTGGATGGAAACCCCAAAGATCTGCTGTTCAGCTCCAGGGACATTTCCGTGCGCAAACAGGCCGAGGCCGAAAAAGAAAGGCTTTCCGCCCAGCTTATGCAGGCACAGAAGATGGAGTCCGTGGGCCGGCTGGCCGGAGGCGTGGCCCATGACTTTAACAACATGCTCAACGTGATCCTGGGCCATGCCGAACTGGCCCTGGACCAGGTCGGCCCTGATGATCCCCTGCGAGAAGACTTGACGGAAATTTTTGACGCGGCCCGCCGCTCCGCGGAGATCACAAAACAACTGCTGGCCTTTGCCCGCAGGCAGATCATCGTGCCCAGAACCGTCTACCTGAATGATACGGTGGAAAAAATGCTGAAAATGCTGCGGCGGCTGATCGGCGAGGATATCGATCTGGCCTGGAAGCCGGGGTCGGGTTTATGGCCGGTATACGCGGATGCCGCTCAGATCGATCAGATTCTGGCCAACCTTTGCCTCAACGCACGGGATGCCATTGACGGGACGGGCAGAATCACCATTGAAACGCAAAACACGGCATTGGATGAGGCCTACTGTGCCGGCCATGCTGAATTTGTTTCCGGCGAGTATGTGGTTCTGTCCGTGAGTGACGACGGCCGGGGCATGGACAAAGTAACGATGGACAATCTGTTTGAGCCCTTTTTCACCACCAAAAACGTCAACGAGGGCACCGGCCTGGGCCTGGCAACGGTCTACGGCATCGTCCGGCAGAACAACGGCTTTATCAACGTGTACAGCGAGCCCGGCCATGGCGCCACCTTCAGAATCTACCTGCCCCGCCATGCGGGCACGCCGGACGAAACCGAAGCGCGGGACACAACGGTGCTGCCGGCCGGCAACGGCGAAACCGTTCTGGTGGTGGAGGATGAGGCCGCGGTATTAAAGCTTACCCAGAAGACACTTACCGGCCTGGGATATACCGTGCTGAAGGCCTTAAGCCCGCAAGCGGCCCTGAAACTGGTGGACAGCCATTCGAACCCCATCGACCTGCTGATCACCGATGTGGTCATGCCGGGCATGAACGGCCGGGCTCTGTCGGAGAAGCTGAAGGCGCGTTATCCCACTCTTCGGGTGCTTTTTATGTCCGGCTACACCGCCAATGTCATCGCCCATCGCGGCATTCTGGACGAGGGGGTCCATTTTATCCAGAAACCGTTCAACAGAGTAGACCTGGCACGGAAGGTGAGAGAAGCGCTTTTGGAATGA